A stretch of DNA from Bacillota bacterium:
TCTTTCGCCAGATAATCTTTAAGGACCTCCCATGTAAATATGTATACTCCCATAGAAGCAAGAGTACTCTTTGGGTTTTTAGGCTTTTCTTCAAATTTGTAAATTTTTCCATATCCATCTACATTCATTATTCCATACCTGCTTGCTTCTTCATACGGAACATTTATCACAGAAATAGTTGCCTCTGCATTATTCTTTTTATGGAAATCCAGCATTTTGGAATAATTCATTTTATATACATGGTCTCCCGATAGTATTAAAATGTAGCGGGGTGACAGTTTATCAACAAAATCAATATTCTGGTATACTGCATTTGCTGTCCCTTTATACCACTCACCAGTCTCACCTTTCACGTATGGCGATAGTATTGTTACTCCTCCATTTAACCTATCCAAGTCCCAGGGTTTTCCTATACCTATATGGGAATTCAGCTTGAGGGGTTGATACTGGGTAAGCACTCCTACAGTATCTATTCCTGAATTAACACAATTACTAAGGGTAAAATCAATAATCCTATATTTCCCGCCATACATAACAGCAGGTTTTGCAATTTTTTTGGTCAGGACTCCAAGCCGGCTACCCTGTCCTCCAGCCAATATCATTGCAATTATTTCTTTTCGGACCATGCCTCTCTCCTCCAGTGCCTTACTTTTTCCTGTTTGTGTTACGTTTATTAGTTAATTATGCACACAATTTAAATTTATATTTTTCCGCTATTAAAATTATACCAACTTTTTAATAATACAACCACACTGTTTTAATACTTAACAATATTTACACTAAAGACTTGGAGCATTTAGTTGCTGGAAGCATTTTCTTCAGAAAATAAAATGCGCCCCTATTTTTCGGAATAATATGGTAACAATATAGGAATTATGCTACAATAAATTTAATGTTAAGTATGTAGTATAAATGCCAATAATTAATAATGCAAAAATTACATTCGGAGGATTATTATGAGTCGGTTCGGCAATAATAAAGAATTGGCGGCAAACAAATTAATATTGCTATATATTATAGATAAATTAAATATGCCTGTGAGTAATCTTCAAATTACAAAGCTTATAATGGAAAATGGTTTAATGAACTATTTTTTTCTTCAGCAATTTTTAAATGAATTGTGTGATGATAATTTGCTCTCCAGCGAAGTTGTAGATAATAAAACTTTTTACACAATTACTGGTACAGGTAAAAATACGCTTAAATACTTAGATTATCTCATTCCGATAAATGTAAAGAATAGAATTGACAATACAATAAAAACCGTTAGAAAAAAGATCAGGAATGAAACATCAATAACAGCAGAATTCATTCCTGAAAGTGAAAATAAATATATGGTTAATTGTTCGGTACGTGAGGATGATTTCACCTTAATAGAGCTTAAAGTAGCTGTTGGCAATAGAAATGATGCCCGCAGTATCTGTGATAACTGGAAAAACTATTCTCAA
This window harbors:
- a CDS encoding DUF4364 family protein translates to MSRFGNNKELAANKLILLYIIDKLNMPVSNLQITKLIMENGLMNYFFLQQFLNELCDDNLLSSEVVDNKTFYTITGTGKNTLKYLDYLIPINVKNRIDNTIKTVRKKIRNETSITAEFIPESENKYMVNCSVREDDFTLIELKVAVGNRNDARSICDNWKNYSQHIYSEIIESLTKKRD